The following are from one region of the Oryzias melastigma strain HK-1 linkage group LG22, ASM292280v2, whole genome shotgun sequence genome:
- the usp40 gene encoding ubiquitin carboxyl-terminal hydrolase 40 isoform X1: protein MFGNLFEQEEDEGLSLNNPKRRNAKQENEPPPPRGRSNLCGIKNQGGTCYLNSLLQTLLFTPEFREELFRLGPDELGCLEDKDKPEAKVRVIPLELQRVFARLLLVDQQSASTADLTDSFGWNSSEGTNQHDVQELNRILFSALENSLVGTSGSSFIHRLYHGTIVNSIVCKECGNVSQRQEDFLDLTVCVCGVSSLEEALWNMFVEEELFEGNNLYRCAQCDRLVTAAKSAKLQKLPPFMTMSLLRFSFDFTKFERYKETGRYSFPFTINLRPFCEQAGGEDSDFMYELFSVIIHKGGCYGGHYHVYIKDIDQLGKWEPPEEDVKPKTQKKEKAKESCEEELQEDDPLSVLTAIIAQEASQSVLLDQLGQQLMNKIGSSWNKKFRKQYGPIGKFLQSHNDTFMLVSNGTRVALKKNPPSPNSPAEQNHNSDPSASPDSEGSEHQPEANQQSQPKTEQGSHWFDLNDSTVTSIREADIEKQFQGKESAYMLFYRKTQLLRPKEALNNPQYNVPPYLIQMAQEENLRLQKQREEFEASNNTVELHLHLTHCYKLKNGALQKISKELDRNTTLSFDRRKTVGDLRSTIYQMQEWWEGDMALTVAKCLPAGLHLYNNLTDDTVSLYSAGVHSNTDLFVWNGREVFGATVQAGAEWEPVLLTVVRPFLGDDVQLEVECGANCEKSEGAFENGAPGLKREAIGFAGGATLGEVREALGEPKESLLCQEHKGGKGMAQGPGEGGGGSGWRVFPPDDMQRTLKELSLKDGDSLLVLEPQSFDNSVFTRNGDVVTVTTPSDCRWLLVEFQPQSKGGDVDPQEERRIAKVPATGSMLLSEVKQRALEELQLQEQLSGAQCCLRQVDCTGKLLPPVCEELSVRDAGVRLMTTLALCPGNSPKASQLFLHFTVGGPPSAGMEMDIIVEKTSTVKECLRMMLDAVGLDGTCWHLRRLDWCEEVGEPLMDEDMSLSDLKINNGETLVVTEGLLPPKGFLKLSVWLCANLKSMEVDFKSPTEGKRDKVGLLEKGDVQLPGCSDDGAEFRSVGQVEISDEATVDDLKTQVMTLPALLDVCIPSTGFLRVWQLEGRRLARILKGNQATLRKLKVCSGADLCVQNLLKEEDLGPKQLLLNVKVGIPGERWYYPAEELVWDASHDSSPRSLRTCLAAHFGLSPDSLLLAKHQPEKHTWEEISNWTQQVSKKRKKKKAESLLGAPFYLKDGDTIGIKNLLVDNNRDFVTAEDEQGQQRIREQAEHHQKGGQAAASDRAKPRKPELPLSISVGVFR, encoded by the exons ATGTTTGGGAATCTTTTTGAACAAGAGGAGGACGAAGGTTTGTCTCTAAACAACCCAAAGAGAAGAAATGCCAAGCAAGAAAACGAGCCGCCTCCCCCCCGTGGAAGGAGCAATCTGTGCGGGATTAAGAACCAGGGTGGAACCTGCTACCTCAACTCTCTGCTCCAAACCCTGCTGTTCACACCTGAGTTTAGAG AAGAGCTGTTCCGTCTGGGACCAGATGAATTGGGATGCCTTGAAGACAAAGACAAACCAGAGGCAAAA GTCAGGGTGATCCCCCTGGAGCTCCAGAGGGTGTTCGCCCGTCTGCTGCTGGTGGACCAGCAGAGCGCCTCCACTGCGGATCTCACCGACAGCTTTGGCTGGAACAGCAGCGAG gGGACAAATCAGCATGACGTGCAGGAGCTCAACCGGATCCTGTTCAGTGCTTTGGAGAACTCTCTTGTGGGCACAAGCGGCAGTTCATTCATCCACCGCCTCTACCATGGAACTATTGTCAACAGCATTGTCTGCAAAGAGTGTGGAAATGTCAGTCAAAGACAG GAAGACTTCCTGGACTTAACGGTGTGCGTCTGCGGTGTTTCTAGCTTGGAGGAGGCTTTATGGAACATGTTTGTGGAAGAGGAGTTGTTTGAGGGCAACAACCTGTACCGCTGCGCTCAGTGTGACAGACTAGTCACTGCTGCCAAG tctgCCAAGCTCCAAAAATTGCCTCCATTTATGACCATGTCCTTGCTGAGATTCAGCTTCGACTTCACCAAGTTTGAGCGCTACAAGGAGACGGGACGCTACAGTTTCCCCTTCACCATCAACCTGCGGCCCTTCTGTGAACAG GCAGGTGGAGAAGACTCTGATTTCATGTACGAGCTCTTTTCGGTGATCATCCATAAGGGAGGCTGCTATGGCGGACACTACCATGTTTACATCAAGGACATTGATCAACTTGGCAAATGGGAGCCGCCG GAAGAAGATGTTAAAcccaaaacacagaagaaagagAAAGCCAAGGAAAGCTGTGAGGAAGAACTACAAGAAGATGACCCTTTGTCTGTCCTCACTGCTATAATAGCACAG GAGGCATCACAGAGTGTCTTATTGGATCAGCTGGGCCAGCAGCTCATGAATAAAATTGGATCATCCTGGAACAAAAAGTTTAGGAAGCAATACGGTCCCATTGGCAAG tttttgcagTCCCATAATGATACTTTCATGCTGGTGTCAAACGGCACTCGAGTCGCACTGAAGAAAAATCCACCGAGTCCAAACAGTCCTGCAGAACAGAACCACAACTCCGACCCTTCAGCATCGCCAGACTCAGAAGGTTCTGAACACCAGCCAGAGGCAAATCAACAGTCCCAACCAAAAACAGAG CAGGGTAGCCACTGGTTTGACCTGAACGACTCCACCGTGACTTCTATCAGAGAGGCGGACATAGAGAAGCAGTTCCAGGGCAAAGAGAGCGCCTACATGCTGTTCTACAGGAAAACACAGCTGCTCAGGCCCAAAGAAG cTCTGAATAATCCCCAGTATAATGTTCCTCCTTATCTCATTCAAATGGCTCAGGAAGAGAACCTTCGACTGCAGAAACAACG TGAGGAGTTTGAAGCCTCCAATAACACAGTGGAGCTGCATCTACACCTGACTCACTGCTATAAGTTAAAAAATGGAGCGCTACAGAAAATCAGCAAAGAGCTGGACAGGAACACCACCCTCAGTTTTGATCGTAGAAAGACTGTAGGAGATCTTCGCTCTACAATTTATCAG aTGCAGGAATGGTGGGAAGGCGATATGGCTCTGACTGTGGCCAAATGCCTTCCAGCAGGTTTACACCTGTACAACAATCTCACAG ATGACACTGTGTCGCTGTACAGTGCAGGAGTCCACTCAAACACTGACCTTTTTGTGTGGAACGGCAGAGAG GTGTTTGGTGCAACCGTCCAGGCCGGAGCCGAGTGGGAGCCGGTTTTACTCACGGTGGTTCGGCCCTTTCTGGGTGACGACGTGCAGCTCGAGGTGGAGTGTGGGGCTAACTGTGAAAAGAGCGAGGGGGCTTTTGAAAATGGCGCCCCTGGACTTAAACGAGAGGCAATTGGGTTTGCGGGAGGAGCTACACTCGGGGAGGTGAGGGAGGCGCTGGGGGAGCCTAAGGAGAGTCTGCTGTGCCAAGAACACAAAGGAGGAAAGGGAATGGCGCAGGGGCCcggagagggaggaggaggaagcggGTGGAGGGTGTTTCCGCCCGACGACATGCAGCGGACGCTGAAGGAGCTGTCGCTCAAAGATGGAGATTCGCTGTTGGTGCTGGAGCCACAGTCCTTCGACAACAG TGTTTTCACCCGAAATGGAGACGTCGTCACTGTGACTACACCCTCTGACTGCCGCTGGCTTCTGGTGGAATTTCAACCTCAGTCTAAAGGAGGAGATGTGGACCCACAAGAGGAGAGACGGATAGCTAAGGTTCCAGCCACAGGGAGCATG cTGCTCTCTGAAGTTAAACAGAGAGCCTTGGAGGAGCTGCAACTCCAGGAGCAACTTTCAG GTGCACAGTGCTGTCTGAGGCAGGTGGACTGCACCGGGAAACTCCTTCCTCCAG TGTGTGAGGAGCTGAGCGTTCGGGATGCAGGAGTGCGACTCATGACCACGCTGGCTCTCTGTCCTGGAAATAGTCCCAAGGCATCACAG CTGTTTTTGCACTTTACTGTGGGCGGACCTCCCTCTGCTGGCATGGAGATGGACATAATTGTGGAAAAGACGAGCACCGTCAAAGAA tgtcTCCGGATGATGCTGGATGCGGTTGGACTTGAcg GAACCTGTTGGCATTTAAGAAGGTTGGATTGGTGTGAGGAGGTCGGTGAGCCGCTCATGGACGAG GATATGTCTCTGTCTGATCTGAAAATCAACAACGGGGAGACTTTAGTCGTCACTGAGGGACTTTTACCTCCAAAG GGTTTCCTAAAACTGTCTGTCTGGCTCTGTGCAAATCTAAAAAGTATGgaagtggattttaaaagccCTACTGAGGGGAAAAGAGACAAAGTGGGGTTGTTGGAAAAAGGGGACGTTCAGCTACCGGGCTGTAGTGATGACGGAGCCGAGTTCAGGAGTGTGGGACAGGTGGAGATTTCAGATGAGGCCACAGTGGATGATCTCAAGACTCAG GTGATGACCCTTCCAGCGCTTCTGGACGTCTGCATCCCATCCACCGGGTTCCTCCGCGTTTGGCAGCTGGAAGGACGGAGGTTGGCCCGGATCCTTAAAGGAAATCAGGCCACACTCAG GAAGTTGAAGGTGTGCAGTGGTGCAGACCTCTGTGTGCAAAACTTACTGAAAGAGGAAGATCTTGG gccTAAACAGCTGCTACTGAATGTAAAGGTGGGAATACCGGGAGAGCGATGGTACTACCCTGCAGAGGAACTAGTTTGGGACGCATCTCACGACTCGTCGCCGCGCTCTCTGCGCACCTGCTTGGCTGCACACTTTGGCCTCTCCCCCGACTCTCTGCTGCTGGCCAAACACCAGCCAGAAAAACACACTTGGGAAGAAATCTCCAACTGG ACGCAGCAAGTTtccaaaaagaggaagaaaaaaaaggcagagtCGCTGCTTGGAGCCCCGTTTTACCTCAAAGACGGTGACACCATTGGGATCAAG AACCTTTTGGTTGACAATAACAGGGACTTCGTCACTGCGGAGGACGAGCAAGGCCAACAGAGAATCAGGGAACAGGCCGAGCACCATCAGAAAGG agGCCAGGCTGCAGCCTCTGATCGTGCCAAACCCCGGAAGCCAGAGCTGCCGTTATCAATAAGTGTTGGAGTTTTCAGATAG